In the Salvia miltiorrhiza cultivar Shanhuang (shh) chromosome 8, IMPLAD_Smil_shh, whole genome shotgun sequence genome, CCTAAATCCACGAAAATTCATGAACTTTTTAAAGTCCCAAAAAATCCAATAAAATTCCAAACCAATACACCCCCCAATAgattcactatttatagtgtactacacattgtagagaatcTTACGTTTTTCAATGTGAATACTCAactaaatgtagcttcactatttataatgTACCACACATTATAGAGAATCCTACAgttttcaatgtgggattcaATATTAAACTAAATATAGCTTCACTATTTCTTTTCTCCATTGTCCGAAAGTCGATCGCGTGTGGGACAAAATCCATCAATGGATTGGAATGGAAACGGCTAAACCACAAAAAGTCGAAGACCATTTCATATCTTtcattggaggaggaagaggtaaaagaaacaagaactttcttaaagctctttggattgggactgtttggctgatttggaagtataggaatgagagtaggtttgagaacaagaattgggaggtgtTCAATCTTGTTAAAGAGGtcaaagggaggctttggagctggaacaaaatcTTCCATGTTGTCGAGTTCAATGTTTCTTTTACTTTGTGGTGCTCTAACGAGTTCGCACCACTtgtttgatgtttttggtactcctagtaccaccccagttttttaatgaattttttattgatcaaaaaaaaaatatagcttcactatttatagtgtactacataTTGTGGATAATCCTACACttttcaatgtgggattcaATACTCAACTAAATGTAGCTTcaaaataatcataatatttaattattatttttattgaaatatatttttattttcaaccaaaagttttaattttttattttaatgaaatttaagttgttaaatttaatgataattttaattaaaaatgacattaaaattaaatataaaattaaaattaagagttGAGGGTGTGGTTTTCCCATTGTAGAGGGTGAGCTCTTAAATGGTGGTAACCATATTTAAGATCTCGTCTTGGCTCTCTATTGTGAATGCCCTTATAATAAGCTTTTAAAActtatttttagagcttataagctcttaaaaacttattttatcaaacactttgaatgagTTTATAAACacataaacaacttataagagcACCTCCAACGCTGGGTGCGAAGGCCGGAttgaacccggcctatcgcacccgccGGTGTTGCtgcacccgggtgcaatggGTGTGGGGCGATGGAACGCACCAGCAGCCtgtgggagcgaaggagggggcgtgttTACACGAGCCCCttttcaaaccaaaaaaaaaaggaaaattgaaaaaaaaaatttaaaaatcggcAGTAGCCGTTTTTTTCTATCcgttggctttttttttttttttttttaattcttagcacctatatatatatcaacaaatACCTCAAACATTCATCATtctcctcattttcttcttcatcttctacttatattatttcaacaaatagcaatggaaggcgattggagcaactattggcgtgaacaccctcaaaatccatcccccgACGAATTGGCGTTTCACATGTGCAAGGTGGCGGAGATCAAGCAACGAAACAACATCCGctagatttttaggattttttattttatgtttgttttaatttaagtaatttaggattttaatttcttgtattgcaactttaattcaatcaatgtaggatttgaatttgaattcaatgaaattttaatttatcaattattgtaaatttaaaattgaaactagaataaaactatatcaaaaataaaataaaatccattGCACCCAAGTGAGTGCAACACCATTGCTGGAGTGAGTATGAGTGCAagggttgttgatgctctaagttattttacaaaatttataaACTCTTTTAAAGAGCTTGTAAGCTCTTATTCATATTTCGTGAATTTGGTTGTAGGTTTTATACatcttaaaaatttattatttcacTATTCACTAAGCAAACTTTGAAAGATGTGGATGTAACAATTGTAGAGTTTGCAGATTTTCAAGCCTACACGAAAGGACGAAAGAGGCGATTCATAGGCAAAAAGGGGTAAAACCAAACACGCAATGCAATAATTTCATGAAATTATACTTTTGAGTCATCACTCAATCCATCTTTATGCTTCCCTTTATTTTCTTGTTATTATTCCTGTTGTAGCTTTACAACTTACCCTTTGCAAAAGACACGACAAATAAAGATACCAAAATCGCTTGCACAAAATCTACAAACCGAAAGCTATTTATTGgcgacacacacacacacctttATTTTTGTCCCAAGAAAAATCATCGATGataattcaaattttttgaAGACGTTACCTTTAGTAGTAGCAAAGTATTATTCAAATGCCTTCGTAGTATAATATTTGGACTTTTTGTTGGACACTAATTccgaattaaaatatttatttgaagttTCACATTTAATTTAAGATGATATAAAAGATggactaattttatttttttaaagataagctaaattaattaagtatttccAATTTAGATCTTTAACCTACAAAATGGCATAAGAAACAAAAAAGAAGGCAAGAAATATGACTAGTAGTTAgtaatttgtattttagtacCTAACTGTCCAGCTGGATTTAGGTGGAACCTCGCTGTCTTTTCATAAATCAAAGTGCCACAATTTCTTTTCCATTTCTGCAtgatttcatattatttttgtgatgtaatagtaatatttaataTCTTTTTTAATActatagaataaaaataaaataagttaaaagacATATTGATCTCGTAccatttttatttgtaaaagtCAGAGactaaaataagttaaaaataaattgagatGATATTCGTATTACAAAGAGAGATGATAGACGAGAGTAAAGGTAACAGGcgaaaaatgagaatgaatcgCAATTTCTAATCtcattacttaaaaaaaaaaagtaaaaataaaataaaaaatagcatggtatttttttgataaatttacaatattaaataaataaattaaaaggttGCGCCACATGggactcgaactcaagacctttgGACTTACGCATTAACCTTTTACCGTTTGACCAACACATACACACAAAATAGCATGGTATCTTGACAAGAAGAAGCTTAATATTAAGAtgtgtttatttaaatataatctaaataaaggtttattataaaagaaaaaagaaaaaatatagaatcCTTTGAGAGCACAATGACACAGACTAAGGGTACGAAACTCGAAAGGAGATCGTAAAACTAAGGAGGACTAAACAAAAAACAAATCAATAACGATaatcaggatagtcgtccatGTCATCCGACCAACGTTCATGGACAATATTATTCATGACATACATACTCAGACTATTACTAAGATCAACCACAAAGTCCCTCGACTTGTAACCCATCTCAACCGCATTCCTGAGAGGACTTTTAATGCTACCTTCCGGTGCTTTATGCATAGGCTCCCTTCCCATGCCTTTGTCTGAACCATTTGGATGGCCACGTCCTCGCTTCGGCTCCGAGAGCAtctgcatcccctgattaacctGCTCCTTTAACCGACTAAGACGACTATCAATATCCTCTGGAACAGGAGTGGACTGTCTATCAAAACCAATTACCTGCTGATCCACCGTCTGCTGAGTAACCGAAAAAACTTACCTGACCTTCTGCCCCAGCCGCAGACTGTTGCTTCGCCATACACGGAGAGTATTCCTGCTCACTCCTGCCAGCCCAACTTAGACTCCACAGGTTGTCCTCCAACCTGTTGCTATTCCACATAAGGTTTCCCGACCGTATGCATCTCATCACCAACTCCTCCACTCTCTCTCGGAGCATCAACCTCCTCATCATCCGATTCATGAAGGACCTCTTCAACCTATCCCTCCAACAAGTCGTCATGATGATCCTTATCAATCGGGATCGTACTGGCATCAAGCAAGGCAGGTCCTCGAATGCCTTCATCATCCTTGTCTAGAACCGCAAATCAGTTTTGTTTCTGAGCGTCAACCATCTCACGTTGCGGCTTAGGTTTCCAATTATTGCGCGGTTTAACTTTCTgaaattttgtgtgtttgtttaattataaattttaaaaaataaaaataaaaaaataattttttatcgtatctataaaaaggaaaatacaGGTAAATATTACTCCTAATATcgaataataatattatcatgaatttaAGTGGAATCGAGAGAAAAGAGATGACCCAACCAGTGATATATCATGAATTTGAGTGGTAAATTTTTTCCGTTCCAGTCCAAGAAATTTATCCATTTAGTACAAAATAtgtaaagaaataaaaaacattATACAGAATAtgtaaagaaatgaaaatgagtgaaaGTATATACTTTCCACAATTTTTCATCAAAGAAAACGCACCTAGAAATCatatttgaattaaatattGGATCAAGTTTACAACAAATTTGCCATCACATGTATGCAATTGACTACATAGCAGCATAAGTAAAAATGTGAAACAAATTGTTCGTCAGCAAAGACTTATGCGGTTTGAATTTGAACAGTAGTAAAACTACAgtgataataataaaattagtggTGGAACACACAAAATCAGTAAATGTGAAttattattcacaaaaaaataaaattaaaaattgtacaGATAACAAAGCACCAATCCACAAACAACATAAACAGCAATATCTTCCTCAGTTAATTCCTCGTATACCACACGCTCCCTCTCCAAAAATCAAATAAGTAGTAATCTCATActaaaattatagaaaaaaaattacataatttgacataattaataattagcaTCACCGGAGAAATGGCTTGTCCTCATCCTCAGTTCCGGCAACGAGTGATAGCGTTGCAGCCGCGCCGGTAGGGATTGGCCTGCGCGCCGGGGCGGCAATTATAGTACGACGCGCCGCGCCGCGAGCAGGGGACGTTGTTCCTCTGCAGCGCTCCGTAGCTGATGTAGCGGCTCGTCGCTAGGATGCGCCTGTTGGACTCCGAATCAAGCTCGAACTCGTCGTCTCCGCCGGCCAGGCACTCGGCGATGGTCCCCCTGCAGCCGGATCTCACTGCCGGCATCATCCATCCCGCGGCGGAGGGATCGTGGTCCCCACCTGCCGACGCTTGCAGGATTAGAATTGATGCGATTAAGCATAGTGCTATTAGCAATTTGTAGGCGGCTGCCATTTCGAAGCGATAGCGGTCGATTCTGAGCACTGATTTCCGCGGAATTGTTATGGAGTATCGGCAAAGGggtttctctctcttacttgtTTTGTGGGtgaggatgagagagagaggaacgAACAGAGAAACAAAGTAAATGCAGATCGTTGAATTTTTATATATGGCAAATCAAAAGAAAAGAGGGCTAAAATAATTGAGGAGAATTCCCCTTTTCTGTatattattgttttctttttttgctcAAGACTCATTGCTAAGTAATTACTCCCCCGTCTCACTTTAATTAGAATAGACTCGTTTTCATTTTTGAGTAAAAGGAAATATACTTAATTAGTTTagtataaactaaactaattttctcataaaaaataaatttcttaatATTCGTGCTCAAAAGAAGTGAGCCATGAGAATGAGACGGAATGAGTACATATTATATCGTAAATTGTACTATTAGGGTGTGTTTGATTTTTATTCCTCTAAATGgattgataataaaaatttatgtttttaaatgtctcattttgtATCTCACATTTTACACAttttttgtgtgataatattatcattccTTGAAGTTacataaagaaggaaaaattgtgaacttctcttttgtgtaaaaagTGGaataagaaatgagacatttaaagacataaattttgttatccctcctttTCTCATCCAtttttttggtgtgataatattatccctccttgaagtgaaaataaggaagataAATTGATGCACttttcttttgtgtaaaatatggaatgagaaatgagacatttaaagataTAAACTtttgttatctctcattttcCCATTCATCAAAGTGAACACACCCTTATATTATATGTGAATATTGGTATTGTATTGTatgtgtatttaatttaataaccAACATTTAATATGTAGAAAATAATGGAGCTTTGTAATATTACCCTCTCTTTCTTATTTAAAAACAATTTTGTATGGAATTTTGAGGGGTTCTAGAACATCCATTACGAAGTAAATTTTCGTTTTATAGATGTATAATGTGCATGTATTGAATATTGATATAGATATTAAATACTgacatattaataataaaatgaaatattaaatacAAGAAAAGatatttatgaattatgaaTGGAGATGGAGAGAGCGtttgttttttaaaaattaggAAAAGTGAAAGTGACCGTTGAGGGGTCAGCCAGCCAGTCGGCCTTAAGTCTTGTGAGCTCCACCTCGCTTCCATATTAAATTGTTTACTTAATTCTTCACAGATATGTTTATTTTAGTTCTTTTCAAAATCTCAAATAaggaaataagaataaaatcatcttataaatatttataatctataatatttaaaaagataactttcaaaatcaattttaaattaatttgaatggaaattttataatatctttaaaaataatgatttgttatatatatatacaaagatTATATCAAACTAACTTAATTAAAAGTGTAT is a window encoding:
- the LOC130996891 gene encoding rapid alkalinization factor-like, with translation MAAAYKLLIALCLIASILILQASAGGDHDPSAAGWMMPAVRSGCRGTIAECLAGGDDEFELDSESNRRILATSRYISYGALQRNNVPCSRRGASYYNCRPGAQANPYRRGCNAITRCRN